The Stratiformator vulcanicus genome has a segment encoding these proteins:
- a CDS encoding DUF4910 domain-containing protein — translation MAPLSEEIDLNSDQETEESDGEELHRLCETLYPICRSQTGHGVRRTLAQLQNLIPLDIHEVPTGTEVFDWVVPQEWNIRDASIRDQDGNRLIDFKDSNLHVVNGSVPCRETVTWNELKSHLHTLPEYPNWIPYRTAFHKHDWGFCLTQRQYNELERRGGEQAYEVCIDASIKDGSLTFGECFLPGESEEEVFISTHVCHPSLANDNLSGIAVATFLAKELSQRKRRFSYRFVFVPATIGAITWLALNDRQTDKIRHGLVLALLGDAGALNYRRSRSGDAEIDRVAAAVLRRDQHARLHDFEPYGYDQRQYCSPGFNLPMGTLTRTLDGQFPEYHTSADNLGFIKPESLANSLETCLSICSALERNQVYRSLNPKCEPRLGHHGLYESFGSGTDSKQLQRAVQWVLNFSDGTHSVVDIAERADFDFELIATAAERLEQCGLIEAVDDRSQLGMDNA, via the coding sequence GTGGCACCGCTCTCCGAAGAGATAGACCTTAACTCTGATCAAGAGACAGAGGAGTCGGATGGCGAGGAGTTGCACCGACTTTGCGAGACACTGTACCCGATTTGTCGCAGCCAGACCGGCCACGGTGTTCGCCGCACATTGGCCCAGCTTCAGAACTTAATCCCTCTCGACATCCACGAAGTGCCAACGGGAACCGAAGTCTTTGATTGGGTCGTCCCGCAAGAGTGGAATATTCGCGATGCGTCGATTCGCGATCAGGATGGCAACAGGCTGATCGATTTTAAAGACAGCAACCTGCACGTCGTCAACGGCAGTGTGCCCTGCCGCGAAACGGTGACGTGGAACGAATTAAAGTCCCACCTCCATACATTACCGGAGTACCCGAACTGGATTCCTTATCGCACGGCATTTCATAAGCACGATTGGGGCTTCTGCTTGACACAGCGTCAGTATAATGAACTGGAACGACGCGGCGGCGAGCAGGCCTATGAAGTCTGTATCGACGCAAGTATTAAAGACGGATCCCTGACCTTCGGTGAATGCTTTCTTCCCGGCGAATCGGAAGAAGAAGTCTTTATTTCGACACACGTCTGTCATCCGTCGCTGGCAAACGACAATCTGTCGGGCATCGCCGTCGCGACATTTCTGGCGAAAGAACTGTCTCAGCGAAAACGCCGGTTCTCTTATCGGTTTGTCTTCGTTCCGGCAACGATCGGTGCGATCACCTGGCTCGCGCTCAACGACCGGCAGACTGACAAGATTCGGCATGGCCTGGTCCTTGCACTGCTGGGAGACGCCGGTGCATTGAATTACCGCCGCAGTCGCAGTGGCGACGCGGAGATCGATCGAGTCGCAGCAGCAGTCCTGCGGCGAGATCAACATGCACGACTCCATGACTTTGAGCCTTACGGGTACGACCAGCGGCAATACTGCTCGCCCGGATTTAACCTTCCGATGGGGACGCTGACGCGGACGTTAGACGGACAATTCCCGGAGTATCACACATCGGCTGACAACCTGGGCTTCATTAAGCCCGAGTCGCTGGCAAACTCTTTAGAAACGTGCCTTTCAATCTGCAGTGCGTTGGAACGTAACCAGGTTTATCGCTCGCTCAACCCGAAATGCGAGCCCCGGCTGGGGCACCACGGGCTTTATGAGTCGTTCGGGTCAGGAACCGACTCAAAGCAATTGCAACGGGCCGTTCAGTGGGTGCTGAATTTCTCCGACGGCACACATTCGGTTGTCGATATTGCAGAACGTGCCGACTTCGACTTTGAACTCATCGCGACAGCGGCAGAGCGTCTTGAGCAGTGTGGCCTTATTGAGGCCGTCGATGATAGGTCTCAACTCGGGATGGACAACGCATGA
- a CDS encoding phytanoyl-CoA dioxygenase family protein, producing MNTVYFNATHDDDRRRDGLYNGQLYVYTTTRHTRALRDFARDMCEQAFAPHHPPEAQHHLPVEQYVEILKELKPKFIHHPTCKELIRGILADVGADLEQTHFDVPRLRTACAGDYLKSGLAYAFKPHRDTWYSPPQCQLNWWLPIYEVESENVMAFHPKYWTDPVSNSSEEFNYQDWNQNGRKAAVSQGKVDSRRQSEALETLELDPQVRVVTEPGGLLIFSAAHLHSTVPNTTNQTRFSIDFRTVDRRDLEAGRGAPNIDSKCSGTTIRDYLRGSDFSQLPSDLIARFDRETAPANQELVGG from the coding sequence ATGAATACCGTTTATTTCAACGCAACTCACGATGATGACCGCAGACGGGACGGCCTCTATAATGGCCAGCTCTACGTCTATACGACCACGCGCCACACGCGGGCGCTTCGCGACTTCGCCCGGGACATGTGTGAGCAGGCATTCGCACCGCATCACCCGCCGGAGGCTCAACATCACCTGCCGGTCGAGCAGTATGTCGAAATCCTGAAAGAGTTGAAGCCGAAGTTCATTCATCACCCGACTTGCAAAGAATTAATCCGCGGCATTCTAGCTGATGTTGGGGCCGACCTGGAACAGACTCACTTCGACGTCCCCAGGCTTCGAACCGCATGTGCGGGGGACTACTTAAAGTCGGGACTGGCTTACGCCTTTAAGCCGCACCGCGATACTTGGTACTCCCCGCCGCAGTGTCAGCTCAACTGGTGGCTGCCAATCTATGAGGTCGAATCAGAAAACGTCATGGCATTTCATCCGAAGTATTGGACTGATCCGGTCAGTAATTCCTCGGAGGAATTCAACTATCAGGATTGGAATCAAAACGGGCGAAAGGCAGCGGTTTCGCAGGGCAAAGTCGATAGTCGCCGTCAGTCCGAGGCGCTCGAAACGTTGGAACTTGATCCCCAAGTTCGAGTCGTTACGGAGCCGGGCGGGCTATTAATCTTCTCGGCGGCCCATCTGCATTCAACGGTTCCAAACACCACAAATCAAACAAGATTCAGTATCGACTTTCGGACAGTCGACCGTCGCGACCTCGAAGCCGGTCGCGGTGCACCGAATATCGACAGTAAATGTTCCGGAACGACGATTCGCGACTACTTACGGGGTAGCGACTTCAGTCAGCTTCCCTCTGATTTGATTGCACGCTTCGACCGTGAAACAGCTCCCGCAAATCAAGAACTGGTCGGCGGCTGA